A genomic stretch from Desulfatiglans sp. includes:
- the rfbF gene encoding glucose-1-phosphate cytidylyltransferase, producing the protein MKTVIFAGGIGTRISEESHLKPKPMIEIGEKPILWHIMKIFEAQGFNDFIICVGYKSYVIKEYFLNYYVYNSDVTINLSTNSFEVHRSNTEKFRVTIVDTGVNTGTAGRLKRAQHHIGNEEFLLTYGDGVADVDLKQLIAHHHEHGKIGTVTAVQPEGRFGLLDIESDSHVKYFNEKLSGDGGWINGGFFVLKPEIFNYLPDNADQLMWEDYPLEKLTEDKQLSAYKHKGFWKCMDAIRDKFVLEQLWSSGQAKWKIWD; encoded by the coding sequence ATGAAAACAGTAATTTTTGCAGGAGGCATAGGGACCCGCATCTCCGAAGAATCTCATCTTAAACCCAAGCCAATGATCGAAATAGGTGAAAAACCCATACTATGGCATATCATGAAAATATTTGAGGCGCAGGGATTTAATGACTTCATTATATGTGTAGGCTATAAAAGTTATGTTATTAAGGAATATTTCTTAAACTACTATGTTTACAATTCTGATGTTACCATCAACCTTAGTACAAATAGTTTTGAAGTACACAGATCCAATACTGAAAAATTCAGAGTTACAATAGTAGATACAGGAGTTAATACAGGGACTGCCGGTCGTCTTAAACGTGCTCAACACCACATTGGCAATGAAGAATTTTTACTCACCTATGGAGACGGAGTAGCGGATGTTGACCTTAAACAATTAATAGCTCATCACCATGAACATGGAAAGATCGGGACTGTTACCGCTGTCCAGCCAGAAGGTCGATTCGGTTTACTCGATATAGAATCTGATTCTCATGTGAAATATTTTAATGAAAAATTATCAGGAGATGGTGGATGGATTAACGGCGGTTTTTTCGTGTTGAAACCAGAAATATTTAATTACCTGCCTGATAATGCTGATCAATTGATGTGGGAGGATTACCCTCTTGAAAAACTCACAGAAGATAAACAGCTATCAGCTTATAAACATAAAGGTTTCTGGAAGTGCATGGATGCCATAAGAGATAAATTTGTTCTTGAACAGCTCTGGTCATCAGGCCAGGCCAAATGGAAAATATGGGATTAG